A section of the Humulus lupulus chromosome 2, drHumLupu1.1, whole genome shotgun sequence genome encodes:
- the LOC133814745 gene encoding uncharacterized protein LOC133814745 — protein MDWWAYLVQQSCSWYWKKIVEIKDFFRAKMDRSAFMAVKYSIQSGHAILYDQHIKVQWSKYVWERCNISKHRYILWLTLHQKLRTRGYLSKHCQVLDTVCLLCGDHNEEISHLFFQCTYSKICLVKLKEWIGCRAQTENYQTLLHWISKAKHLSKLRRGFYIAPVSVLVYHIWRV, from the coding sequence ATGGACTGGTGGGCTTACTTAGTGCAGCAAAGTTGCAGCTGGTATTGGAAGAAAATTGTTGAAATTAAGGATTTCTTTAGAGCTAAAATGGACAGATCAGCTTTCATGGCAGTGAAATATAGTATTCAATCTGGGCATGCAATACTATATGACCAACATATCAAGGTTCAATGGAGTAAATATGTCTGGGAGAGATGCAATATTTCGAAACATAGATACATTCTTTGGCTAACTTTGCACCAGAAGCTGAGAACCAGAGGCTACCTCAGTAAACACTGTCAGGTATTGGACACAGTATGCTTGCTGTGTGGAGATCACAATGAAGAGATATCTCATCTATTCTTTCAATGTACTTACAGCAAAATCTGTCTTGTGAAGTTGAAGGAGTGGATTGGTTGTCGAGCACAAACAGAGAATTATCAAACTTTATTGCACTGGATTTCCAAAGCAAAACACCTTAGCAAGCTCAGGAGAGGTTTCTACATAGCTCCTGTATCAGTGCTAGTTTATCATATATGGAGAGTCTGA